CAATAAAGGATCAATTATGACATCAGGCCTTCCTTCAACCCATCTCTTCCATGCctgaaccaaaagaaaaaaaaaaacttaatttaggATACGAGAGGAAGTACCAAGAAGACTGATATGAGAAGAAACTTACAAAAGCTGCAATTCCTTCTCCCACAAAGCTATTATTTCTTCGACCACTGATCATCTCTAGAAGCACCACACCGAAGCTATATACATCAGATTTAGCTGAGATTTGCCCATGATTCAGGTACTCAGGAGCCATATATCCACTGCATATATGAAACTAATAATGTTAATTGATGTTGAGCATATTTATGTGTCTTCAAAGTTGATTGATATGCTATTACCGAGTTCCAGCTATTCGTTTTGTTTCAGCTTGAGTCTCATTTGTGTCAAACAGTCTCGCTGTCCCAAAATCTGCAACTTTAGGGTTCATCTCTGCATCTAAAAGAATGTTGCCTGCCTTCAAGTCTCGGTGAATGATCTTGAGCTGAGAATCTTCATGGAGATAAACAAGACCTCGTGCAATGCCTTCTATAATTTTGAACCGGACTTCCCATGTAAGTAGTGAACGCTTCTCTTCATCTACACAAATATGGAAGCAACCTTTTTATTGCTAAGAGTTTCTAAAATCTACAGAAACTGCAGCTGTGTTTCGAAGTCTCACCGAAGATAAATCGGTCAAGACTTGAGTTGGGGACAAACTCGTAGACAAGAATCTCTTCATCTCTTTCATTACAGAAACCAAGAAGCTTAACCAGATTCTTATGCTGGAGTCTTATCAAGAGTGAAACCTCATTTCTAAACTCCACACCTCCATCTGAACCTCTGGTTAATCTCTTCACCGCTATCTCTTTCCCGTTAAGTAGTATCCCCTGAAGCCGGTTCTCAAGATTTGTTACTTATCCAAGACAAAAaccttaataatattattaggAAATACTACCTTATAGACCGTACCAAATCCACCTTGACCAAGCTTATTTTCAGTCGAAAAGTCAGCTGTTGCCGATAAGATCATACCAAGATCATACGGTAACATAAATTGACCATCTGAATCAGCATATTCTGCACAACGAACCAAAACGAAAAGAAATTAGTCACCAAATAGGCTGACTGAAGTAGGCATGAAAAGATAAACAGAACCCAATATCTGAACCGAAATCAAGCCAAACCTGAACTGAAAAATATTCAAATCCTTATTTGTTCATAGATGTAAAACAAACGAATGGATCTTGTAGAGCATTACAAAACACGAATGGATAActtgaaaaacaagaaaatttgaaaaacactaATATAAAGATCCGTATTAGTATTCAAAATAAGTATTTGCAAGTAAATAAGTATTTCAAATACTCAATTCCATGTTTATTTGATATagtatctaaaaataaatatttaaacttagataaatatacaatttatatactcaaatctatatttattttgatgctAACTAAAAATACTAGTATTCGAACCGAAATAAAGTAAATCTGAAACCAGTATggttaaaaatcagaaaaatcaAATCCTACATAGACTCGAAAGGTACTTGAACGCACATGCATAGACCGAAGCGATAAACAAGGCGCACTTACCATTTATTCCGTTGCTTAATTTTCTCCTCCGAGCATTGACTTTGTAGAAACCAAAAAATACCAAAAGATTAGTGAAAGTAAGAACCAGAAAGGTTAAACCGATAATTTCCCAGTGCACGCATCTTCCTGAAAAATTTAAACACTTGTTAGTCTGAGAACATCTTTATATTATACTAACAGAATTTTTGGCAATGCTGTAACTCATTTTGTTTGACCTTTCTTCGGTATAGAGCTCCTCTTTTCCTGAGCCTGATGTCGATCAAGTGCAGGAACTATTGTAACATTACCAATAGCACTATGGAAAGACAATAGATCCCACTTGAATAAACAGCTCGGAAAACTAGCCATGCCCCCTGTTCTTCCCCGAAACTGTTCTCTAAAGTATTTCACACAATCTCCCAAACATTGTTCGCAATAATGGGAAGTTATGTCGGGTGTGCATTGCATCATCATGTAAACATGCGGATACTCTGTGAACTCCGCTTTCACGATACTATAATACTTATGTACCGAGGAAGTATCAGCTTTTGTTGCAGCTTCAAGGGTCTTATTAACCGTGTATTCCCACTGTTGCATGAAAAAGGTCATGTCTATAGATGGCCCAATATGATCTGGACTTGGATCTATTAAAGGTTGTATAACCTCGAAGTTCCCAAAAGATTGGTTTGAGGAACGTACAAGACACCAAAACCGGTCTTCATCGTCACTTCTCCAAACGAATGAGTTCATGCTGTCTCCACAACTCGTTTGTGTATCCAGAGTCAAGCTTTCGAGACAACTGAAACAAGCTTTTTGCTCGTAATATTTTTCGCAGAAGCCAAGAGCGTAAACTC
This genomic stretch from Raphanus sativus cultivar WK10039 chromosome 3, ASM80110v3, whole genome shotgun sequence harbors:
- the LOC108846287 gene encoding cysteine-rich receptor-like protein kinase 40; this translates as MEKFPALMICYLLFHQTLEVVDGAKCYGSLAGNSSYAQNRQSLFSTLPNKVVTNGGFFNASLGQYPNRVYALGFCEKYYEQKACFSCLESLTLDTQTSCGDSMNSFVWRSDDEDRFWCLVRSSNQSFGNFEVIQPLIDPSPDHIGPSIDMTFFMQQWEYTVNKTLEAATKADTSSVHKYYSIVKAEFTEYPHVYMMMQCTPDITSHYCEQCLGDCVKYFREQFRGRTGGMASFPSCLFKWDLLSFHSAIGNVTIVPALDRHQAQEKRSSIPKKGRCVHWEIIGLTFLVLTFTNLLVFFGFYKVNARRRKLSNGINEYADSDGQFMLPYDLGMILSATADFSTENKLGQGGFGTVYKGILLNGKEIAVKRLTRGSDGGVEFRNEVSLLIRLQHKNLVKLLGFCNERDEEILVYEFVPNSSLDRFIFDEEKRSLLTWEVRFKIIEGIARGLVYLHEDSQLKIIHRDLKAGNILLDAEMNPKVADFGTARLFDTNETQAETKRIAGTRGYMAPEYLNHGQISAKSDVYSFGVVLLEMISGRRNNSFVGEGIAAFAWKRWVEGRPDVIIDPLLVQKPSNEIIKLIQTGLLCVQQNATKRPTMSTVIVWLASEAITIPSPKAPAFTVSNSQSEDGTTSMSNVLTELSCR